Proteins encoded together in one Camelina sativa cultivar DH55 chromosome 9, Cs, whole genome shotgun sequence window:
- the LOC104714532 gene encoding UPF0540 protein At1g62060-like has protein sequence MNATKFYVLLVIGILFAIVTARQVEEVSKENKLGTSAPKTATKGIGAELSVDAQTESTALGSGYASVNQSPKGPNAFSSGTGFTSTRGNVSAQGRNANATSTSGSGAQGSAAAAADRKGAAARGNGSAGSSSTARGSTNDKKKYKKKKKCPKGKKRCD, from the coding sequence ATGAATGCCACAAAGTTTTATGTGCTTCTGGTGATTGGCATTTTGTTTGCCATTGTCACCGCAAGGCAGGTTGAAGAAGTCTCCAAAGAGAACAAATTAGGCACTTCTGCTCCGAAAACTGCTACCAAAGGTATTGGAGCTGAGCTTTCTGTTGATGCCCAAACTGAGAGCACCGCTCTTGGAAGTGGCTATGCCAGTGTTAATCAGAGTCCCAAAGGTCCAAACGCCTTTTCGAGCGGAACTGGCTTCACAAGTACCAGGGGAAATGTCTCTGCTCAGGGTCGCAACGCAAACGCTACTTCTACCAGTGGTTCTGGCGCTCAAGGTAGTGCTGCAGCTGCAGCGGATCGCAAAGGTGCTGCTGCCCGTGGAAACGGTTCCGCAGGTTCCTCTTCCACCGCGAGGGGAAGCACCAATGAcaagaagaagtataagaagaagaagaagtgccCCAAAGGAAAAAAACGATGTGATTGA
- the LOC104714530 gene encoding UPF0540 protein At1g62000-like, whose translation MNATTFVVLLVIGVLCANVRARVDVDESKETKLGTSMSKSAAKGIGAELSVTSQTSSNSNGDGFVSVTGSPKGPSAFANGNGNTNTNGAVSAQGRNADASSTSGSAAQGNAAAAADRKRAAARGNGSAGSSSTARGRTTDKKKYKKKKCPKGKKRCD comes from the coding sequence atgaatgcCACAACGTTTGTTGTGCTTCTCGTGATTGGCGTTTTGTGCGCCAATGTCAGGGCAAGGGTGGACGTAGATGAGTCCAAAGAGACCAAGTTAGGCACCTCTATGTCAAAATCTGCTGCCAAAGGCATTGGAGCTGAGCTTTCTGTAACGTCCCAAACTAGCAGCAACTCTAATGGCGATGGCTTTGTTAGTGTTACTGGTAGTCCCAAAGGTCCAAGCGCCTTTGCAAACGGAAACGGCAACACAAATACCAATGGAGCTGTCTCAGCGCAAGGTCGCAACGCAGACGCTTCTTCTACCAGTGGTTCTGCCGCTCAAGGCAATGCTGCAGCTGCAGCGGATCGCAAACGTGCTGCTGCCCGTGGAAACGGTTCCGCAGGTTCCTCTTCCACTGCGAGGGGCCGCACCACTGAcaagaagaagtataagaagaagaagtgccCCAAAGGAAAAAAACGATGTGATTGA
- the LOC104716032 gene encoding putative F-box protein At2g19630 → MNKEQQNVSEVDLVAVTGCNTRAKTSSNGGGEPIPLDLIVEICLRLPAKSISRCRCVSKLWASIPRLPYFTELFLTRSLALPKILFACRKDSHVFFFSSPQPHQILADDNNSPVLAANYLMKIPYYYINSFESCSSVRGLMFLGDVRISEGNVSVICNLSTGQSLTLPEPKTSKRMGTRSYLGYEPIEKQYKVLSMTWEYNYGHTEACEEHQVLTLGTREPSWRMIKCCTPYLLYHEYNHVCIDGVLYYQAFSTFTSQCMVVLFDLKSEKFRFVKDTGYSHLINYNGKLGSLWSHEWNYRINGSCTSIKLRVLQDVEKHEWSEHIYQLPAFWSNTVGSSTSLRVVGVTRTNEIVFSFSYIEKPFYVFYYNTERNTIRRIEIKGLECSSVLYESMKTFGGTRLVCKTLGEAVRMK, encoded by the coding sequence ATGAACAAAGAGCAGCAAAACGTCTCGGAGGTGGATCTTGTTGCCGTCACCGGATGCAATACGCGAGCCAAGACTTCAAGCAATGGTGGAGGAGAACCGATCCCACTTGACCTAATTGTCGAGATATGTTTGAGACTGCCGGCGAAATCAATATCAAGATGTCGCTGCGTATCGAAGCTCTGGGCTTCCATTCCTCGCCTTCCCTACTTCACGGAGTTGTTCTTGACCAGATCTTTGGCTCTCCCGAAGATATTGTTTGCTTGCCGAAAAGACAGCCacgtgttcttcttctcctcaccTCAGCCTCATCAGATTCTTGCAGATGATAACAACTCCCCTGTTTTAGCCGCTAATTATCTTATGAAAATTCcgtattattatataaattcatTTGAAAGCTGTAGTTCTGTCAGAGGATTGATGTTTCTTGGAGATGTGCGGATCTCAGAGGGAAATGTCTCGGTGATATGTAACCTCAGCACGGGACAATCTTTGACCTTACCGGAACCGAAGACGAGCAAGAGGATGGGAACGAGGAGCTATTTAGGGTATGAGCCTATAGAAAAACAGTACAAGGTATTGTCCATGACCTGGGAGTATAATTATGGACACACAGAAGCCTGTGAGGAGCATCAAGTTCTGACATTAGGAACTCGAGAACCCTCATGGAGAATGATCAAATGTTGCACACCCTATCTTCTTTATCATGAATATAACCATGTATGCATCGATGGTGTTCTGTATTATCAAGCCTTCAGTACGTTTACAAGCCAATGCATGGTCGTTCTCTTTGATTTGAAATCAGAGAAGTTCAGATTTGTTAAAGACACAGGTTATTCACATCTGATTAACTACAATGGTAAATTAGGTTCACTTTGGTCTCATGAATGGAATTATCGTATCAACGGAAGTTGTACAAGTATTAAGCTGCGGGTTCTACAAGATGTTGAAAAGCATGAGTGGTCGGAGCATATATATCAATTGCCTGCTTTTTGGTCGAATACTGTTGGGTCATCCACAAGTTTACGTGTTGTTGGAGTGACTCGTACAAACGAAATTGTGTTTTCATTTTCCTATATAGAGAAGCCTTTCTACGTTTTCTACTACAATACCGAGAGGAACACAATCAGAAGAATCGAAATAAAAGGATTGGAGTGTTCTTCCGTCCTTTATGAAAGCATGAAGACATTTGGTGGAACAAGGCTAGTCTGTAAGACATTGGGAGAAGCTGTGCGCATGAAGTAA
- the LOC104716034 gene encoding UPF0540 protein At1g62060-like — translation KPKLNATKFSVLLVIGILFAIVTARQVEEVSKENKLGTSAPKTATKGIGAELSVDAQTDSTSTGSGFASVTKSPKGPSAFSSGTGFTSTRGNVSAQGRNANASSSSGSSAQGNAAAAANRKGAAARGDGSGGSGSTVRGRTTDKKKKKKKDGKGKKN, via the coding sequence aaaccaaagtTGAATGCCACAAAGTTTTCTGTGCTTCTCGTGATTGGCATTTTGTTTGCCATTGTCACCGCAAGGCAGGTTGAAGAAGTCTCCAAAGAGAACAAATTAGGCACTTCTGCTCCAAAAACTGCTACCAAAGGTATTGGAGCTGAGCTTTCTGTTGATGCCCAAACTGATAGCACCTCCACGGGAAGTGGCTTTGCCAGTGTTACTAAGAGTCCCAAAGGTCCAAGCGCCTTTTCTAGCGGAACTGGCTTCACAAGTACCAGGGGAAATGTCTCTGCTCAGGGTCGCAACGCAAACGCTTCTTCTTCCAGTGGTTCTAGCGCTCAAGGCAATGCTGCAGCTGCAGCAAATCGCAAAGGTGCTGCTGCGCGTGGAGACGGTTCTGGAGGTTCCGGTTCCACTGTGAGGGGCCGCACCactgataagaagaagaagaagaagaaggacggcAAAGGAAAAAAGAACTGA
- the LOC104716035 gene encoding putative F-box protein At2g19630, with protein sequence MKPEQENVSEVELVAVTGRNTRAKTSSNGGGEPIPLDLIVEIFSRLPAKSISRCRCVSKLWASIPRLPYFTELLLTRSLSRPKILFACLKNNHVFFFSSPQPHQILADDNNSSVLVASYHMKIPYYLLYSVIRSSVRGLMLMGDEWLSEGKKRKVSVICNPSTGQCVTLPKLKTRKRFGSRSYLGYEPIEKLYKVLSMAWGIRSSVSVDHQVLTLGTGGKPSWRRVECCIPHSVYQGHVDHVCIDGVLYYQAFHTSTSNNIIVLFDFKSEKFRFVENYRQPLSVSFYWSLTNYNGKLGFFGTHYGGISLRPRSTNIRLRVLEDAEKHEWSEHTYVLPASWTNTVTGLPVIVGVTRTNEIVFLNSCKSRSVYILYYNTERNAIRSVEIQGLEAFKGYSAYTYLDHVEDVNLKLMEGF encoded by the coding sequence ATGAAACCAGAGCAGGAAAACGTCTCGGAGGTGGAACTTGTTGCCGTCACCGGACGCAATACGCGAGCCAAGACCTCAAGCAATGGTGGAGGAGAACCGATCCCACTTGACCTAATTGTCGAGATATTTTCGAGACTGCCGGCGAAATCAATATCAAGATGTCGCTGCGTATCGAAGCTCTGGGCTTCCATTCCTCGCCTCCCCTACTTCACGGAGTTGTTATTGACGAGATCTTTGTCTCGCCCGAAGAtattgtttgcttgcttaaaaAACAACCacgtgttcttcttctcttcacctcAGCCTCATCAGATTCTTGCAGATGATAACAACTCCTCTGTTTTAGTTGCCAGTTATCATATGAAAATTCCGTATTATCTTTTGTACTCTGTGATACGTAGTTCTGTCAGAGGACTGATGTTAATGGGAGATGAGTGGCTTTCAGAGGGAAAGAAGCGTAAGGTCTCGGTGATATGTAACCCCAGCACGGGACAATGTGTGACCTTACCAAAACTCAAGACGAGGAAGAGGTTTGGATCGAGGAGCTATCTTGGGTATGAGCCTATCGAGAAACTATACAAGGTATTGTCCATGGCCTGGGGAATACGAAGCTCGGTCTCTGTGGACCATCAAGTTCTGACATTAGGAACTGGTGGAAAACCTTCATGGAGAAGGGTCGAATGTTGCATACCCCATTCTGTTTACCAGGGTCATGTTGACCATGTATGCATCGATGGTGTTCTGTATTATCAAGCGTTCCATACGTCTACAAGCAATAACATAATTGTTCTCTTTGACTTTAAGTCGGAGAAGTTCAGATTTGTTGAAAACTACAGACAACCTCTCAGTGTATCATTTTATTGGTCACTGACAAACTACAATGgtaaattaggtttttttggGACTCATTATGGTGGTATCAGTCTCCGTCCGAGGAGTACAAATATTAGGTTGCGGGTTCTAGAAGATGCGGAAAAGCATGAGTGGTCGGAGCATACATATGTATTGCCTGCTTCGTGGACGAATACTGTTACAGGTTTACCCGTTATTGTTGGAGTGACTCGGACAAACGaaattgtgtttttaaattCCTGTAAATCCAGGTCTGTCTACATTTTGTACTACAATACCGAGCGAAACGCAATCAGAAGCGTAGAAATACAAGGATTGGAAGCGTTTAAGGGTTATTCCGCTTACACCTATCTAGACCATGTAGAGGATGTCAATTTGAAGCTTATGGAAGGGTTTTAA
- the LOC104716036 gene encoding putative F-box protein At2g19630 → MKREQQNVSEVDLVAVTERNTRAKTSSNGGEPIPLDLIVEIFSRLPAKSISRCRCVSKLWASIPRLPYFTELFLTRSLSRPKLLFACLKNNHVFFFSSPQPHQILADDNNSSVLVASYHMKIPYYLLYSVIRSSVRGLMLIGDERGSEGKKRKVSVICNPSTGQSVTLPKPKTRKRFGLRSYLGYEPIKKLYKVLSMAWGIRSSSSVDHQVLTLGTGGKPSWSRVECCIPHSVNRGCYVDHVCIDGVLYYQAFHTSTSDYIIVLFDFKSEKFRFVENFRDPLSVSFCWSSINYKGKLGSLGTGIHPRSTNIRLRVLEDAEKHEWSEHTYVLPHSWTNTIGGPCRGLRVVGVTHTNEIVFLNSCSSTSFDILYYNTERNAIRRANIQGLEAFEWHSVYAYVDHVEDVDVKLIEGLL, encoded by the coding sequence ATGAAAAGAGAGCAGCAAAACGTCTCGGAGGTGGATCTTGTCGCCGTCACCGAACGCAATACGCGAGCCAAGACCTCAAGCAATGGTGGAGAACCGATCCCACTTGACCTAATTGTCGAGATATTTTCGAGACTGCCGGCGAAATCAATATCAAGATGTCGCTGCGTATCGAAGCTCTGGGCTTCCATTCCTCGCCTCCCCTACTTCACGGAGTTGTTCTTGACCAGATCTTTGTCTCGCCCGAAGCTATTGTTCGCTTGCTTAAAAAACAACCacgtgttcttcttctcttcacctcAGCCTCATCAGATTCTTGCAGATGATAACAACTCCTCTGTTTTAGTTGCCAGTTATCATATGAAAATTCCGTATTATCTTTTGTACTCTGTGATACGTAGTTCTGTCAGAGGACTGATGTTAATTGGAGATGAGCGGGGTTCAGAGGGAAAGAAGCGTAAGGTCTCGGTGATATGTAACCCCAGCACGGGACAATCTGTGACCTTACCAAAACCCAAGACGAGGAAGAGGTTTGGATTGAGGAGCTATCTTGGGTATGAGCCTATCAAGAAACTATACAAGGTATTGTCCATGGCCTGGGGAATACGAAGCTCGAGCTCTGTGGACCATCAAGTTCTGACTTTAGGAACTGGTGGAAAACCTTCATGGAGTAGGGTCGAATGTTGCATACCCCATTCTGTTAACCGGGGTTGTTATGTTGACCATGTATGCATTGATGGTGTTCTGTATTATCAAGCGTTCCATACGTCTACAAGCGATTACATAATTGTTCTCTTTGACTTTAAGTCCGAGAAGTTCAGATTTGTTGAAAACTTCAGAGACCCTCTCAGTGTATCATTTTGTTGGTCATCTATAAACTACAAAGGTAAATTAGGTTCACTTGGGACGGGTATCCATCCAAGGAGTACAAATATTAGGTTGCGGGTTCTAGAAGATGCGGAAAAGCATGAGTGGTCGGAGCATACATATGTATTGCCTCATTCGTGGACGAATACTATTGGAGGGCCATGCAGAGGTTTACGTGTTGTTGGAGTGACTCATACAAACGaaattgtgtttttaaattCCTGTAGCTCCACGTCTTTCGACATTTTGTACTACAATACCGAGCGAAACGCAATCAGAAGAGCAAACATACAAGGATTGGAAGCGTTTGAGTGGCATTCCGTTTACGCCTATGTAGACCATGTAGAGGATGTTGATGTGAAGCTTATAGAAGGGCTTCTTTAA
- the LOC104716037 gene encoding putative F-box protein At4g17200 has product MAMMSDLSKGLVKEILSRVPIPSLKAVRSTCKQWNSLSKDPSFTNKQCAKAAKDLMVIMVNDFKEKESNTTSLVVWNPYSCQTRWIKPRSTYGRSDMFGIGYDKNNNHKILRLFFEFGYSLEYEIYDFKSNSWRALTISSTVVLYKRGVSLKGNTYFFAQERIKVEEVDKECVLLCFDFTRERFGPALHLPFHCDVRYDDMVLSAVREEQIAVLFQRLDTYKMEIWITTKIEPNAVSWNKFLAVDTETIISGLKFVVEPRSFFVDEEKKVAVICDIDRFEPTKTGLYKTACVIGEDGYLKEVDLGEAVSVEESPYSCPLVCSYYVPRLFCEQE; this is encoded by the exons ATGGCGATGATGTCTGATCTTTCGAAGGGTTTGGTAAAAGAGATACTCTCTCGGGTTCCTATACCATCTCTAAAAGCTGTGAGATCTACTTGCAAACAATGGAACAGTTTATCCAAAGATCCTAGCTTTACAAACAAGCAATGTGCTAAAGCAGCCAAGGATTTGATGGTGATCATGGTTAATGATTTTAAG GAGAAGGAGAGCAACACTACTAGCctcgtggtttggaacccgtatTCGTGTCAAACACGTTGGATCAAACCTAGATCCACTTACGGCAGATCAGATATGTTTGGTATCGGATAcgacaagaacaacaaccacAAGATTTTGAGGCTTTTCTTTGAGTTTGGCTACAGTTTAGAGTACGAAATATACGATTTTAAGTCTAACTCATGGAGGGCTCTCACCATCTCATCTACTGTAGTGTTATACAAACGAGGCGTGTCATTGAAAGGGAACACTTACTTTTTTGCTCAAGAAAGAATCAAAGTTGAAGAAGTAGATAAAGAATgtgttttactctgttttgattttacaagagagagatttggaccgGCTCTTCATCTTCCGTTTCACTGTGATGTTAGATACGATGACATGGTTCTATCTGCAGTTAGAGAAGAGCAGATTGCAGTGTTGTTTCAGCGCTTAGATACATATAAGATGGAGATATGGATTACAACCAAGATCGAGCCCAATGCGGTTTCATGGAACAAGTTCTTAGCCGTTGATACGGAGACAATCATCAGTGGTCTTAAGTTTGTGGTTGAGCCTAGGAGTTTCTTtgttgacgaggagaagaaagttgcAGTGATTTGTGATATAGATAGATTTGAACCGACCAAGACCGGTCTCTACAAAACAGCTTGCGTCATTGGGGAGGATGGGTACTTGAAAGAAGTGGATCTCGGAGAAGCTGTGAGTGTTGAAGAATCTCCATATAGTTGCCCACTTGTGTGCTCTTATTATGTTCCAAG aTTGTTCTGTGAACAAGAGTGA